The segment GGGGGTGAAGGCGGCGATCAGGGTAAAGGTGGCGATGAGGAGGAAGGGCAAGGACACGATAAGGGCAGGCACCTCCCGGAGGAAGGAGGCGGCCTTGGCCAGCCGCTTCCTGGTCCTGGCCAGGGGCAGGGCTTGCCTACCCGTCATAGTGCACCCCCCTTTCCAGCCTGGGCAGGGCCAGAAGGGCCAGGGCGGTTAGGGCCGTGAGCAGGACCAGGGTCAAGGCCCCCGCCTGCGGGAAGTCGAAGTACTCGAAGCCCAGGGTGTAGACCCGGTAGAGGAGGTGGTCCGTGGCCCCCACCGGTCCCCCCTTGGTGAGGATGAAGATGTGGTCGACGTTGCGGAGGGCCCCCAGGGTGGCCATGATCCCCACGAAGAAGGTGGTGGGGGAGAGCAAGGGCAGGGTGATTCGGAAGAAGGTGGCCAGGCGGCCTGCCCCGTCCACCCGGGCCGCCTCGAGGACCTCCTTGGGCAGGGCCTGGAGGCCGGCCAGGTAGTAGAGCATGTACAGGCCGGCATCCTTCAGCACGCCCACCAGGACCACGGCGAGAAAGGCCCCCATGGGGTCCCCCAAGGGGTTTTGCAGGCCCAGCCAGCGGAGAAGGCCCTGGAGGGGGCCCAGGGGGTTCAGGAGGTAGAGGAAGACCGCGGCGAAGGCCACCGTGGGCAGGATCACCGGGTGGAAGATCAGGGCTCTGGCCAGAAGCCGGAGCCGGGAGGTCCCCTCCACGGCCACGGCCGCCAGGAGGCCCAGGCCCACGGATAGGGGCACGGCCAGCAGGGTGTAGAGGGCGGTAACCCGCAAGGCGTTGAGGTTTTCCCGTTGGAAAAGGGATCCTAAAGCGCTGATCCCCTCCAGGGCCGCGACCCCAAAGGGCAGATAGGTGAAGGCCACCAGGAAGACCAGGGTGGGAAGGAGGAAGATCCCGACGCTC is part of the Thermus caldilimi genome and harbors:
- a CDS encoding carbohydrate ABC transporter permease, with the translated sequence MRSVGIFLLPTLVFLVAFTYLPFGVAALEGISALGSLFQRENLNALRVTALYTLLAVPLSVGLGLLAAVAVEGTSRLRLLARALIFHPVILPTVAFAAVFLYLLNPLGPLQGLLRWLGLQNPLGDPMGAFLAVVLVGVLKDAGLYMLYYLAGLQALPKEVLEAARVDGAGRLATFFRITLPLLSPTTFFVGIMATLGALRNVDHIFILTKGGPVGATDHLLYRVYTLGFEYFDFPQAGALTLVLLTALTALALLALPRLERGVHYDG